The following proteins are encoded in a genomic region of bacterium:
- a CDS encoding (2Fe-2S)-binding protein gives MTVRAEDTGGRRRLEFVLNGRPVEVWVAPHETLLAVLHDALGATEVKYGCGEGVCGTCTTLLDGAPINACLLLGLQAHGRAVTTVRGLRGAEGRHPLQQAFVDHEAAQCGFCTPGMLLVAYVFLRDHPAPTRRQIRAALAGNLCRCTGYTRIVDAVEACAAAPRASREAT, from the coding sequence GTGACGGTGCGGGCCGAGGACACCGGCGGCCGGCGACGCCTGGAGTTCGTCCTCAACGGACGCCCGGTCGAGGTATGGGTGGCGCCCCATGAGACGCTGCTCGCGGTCCTCCACGACGCCCTTGGAGCGACCGAGGTGAAGTACGGGTGCGGCGAGGGCGTGTGCGGCACCTGCACGACGCTCCTCGACGGCGCGCCGATCAACGCGTGCCTGCTCCTCGGTCTCCAGGCGCACGGCCGTGCGGTCACGACGGTCCGGGGGCTGCGCGGCGCGGAGGGACGCCATCCTCTCCAGCAGGCCTTCGTGGACCACGAGGCGGCCCAGTGCGGGTTCTGCACCCCCGGCATGCTCCTGGTGGCCTATGTGTTCCTGCGCGACCATCCCGCGCCGACGCGCCGGCAGATTCGGGCCGCGCTCGCGGGCAACCTGTGCCGGTGCACCGGGTACACGCGCATCGTGGATGCGGTGGAAGCGTGCGCGGCGGCCCCCCGCGCGAGCCGGGAGGCGACGTAG